The Ruminococcaceae bacterium BL-4 region ATATGACTCGCAAAGCGCAATTCCGCCCCACAGATAGGATTCAATACTGGGCCACAGGTCCCGATATAAACAGCTCCTGTTAGATCACTACCATAGCGTACTGTATACTCTCTTGCAAGAAGAGAGCCCATATCATGGCCAATTAAAAAATAAGGCTTTCCCGGATGCACTCCCTGCTCCATACAAGCAAGCTTATGCATATCGCCGATCAGGTTATCTGTTCCACCGGTTCCAAAATATCCATACGTACTGCCTGTAGAAACTGACTTTCCATGTCCAAGATGATCATTTATCGCCACTGCGAACCCATTTGAAGCTAAATATTTACAAAAAGGAACATATTCAAGGCTATGCTCTGCCATTCCGTGGGCAATCTGCACCACCGCACGAACATTCTCTTGTTCCTTTGGCTCAAACATTCTGACAAAAATTCGTTCGCTGTCTACGCAGGAATCAAAGGATAGCTCTCTTTCCACAATTTTCAAAAGAAATCCCTCCTTTTGTATGAGATCTTTTTCTATTTTATTATACAAAAAGTTAGGAATCTATTTTTGGCGGATTTGTAAATTTTCAAAGAAATGAATGTGTCTTTCTCATTTATTCGAAAGATTCCAGCCCTTCTAAGCAAAAAGAGGGAATGAATTTTTTCTGTGCAGAAGCCCGATCCTGCACAAATCCTTCTAATCCAAGTTGGAATAAATGGGACTGTACTTTCTGATATTCACGTTCTGTAATTCTGCGATCAATCGGAGGCATCTCTCTCGCCTTTCCGCATGGCAAATACTGCGCCATTAAACTGACAAGAACCCCTTTAGGCAAATTCTCTTTCATCCAGTCAAGCGCTGCAATCGAATTTTTCGTGTGACCGGGAAGAATCAGATGTCGGACAATCGTTCCTCGCTGCATCAACCCCTCATGGTCAATCACACACGGGCCCGTCTGACGAACCATTTCTAAAATTGCCTGACGGGCAGATGTTACATAATTTTCCGCATTGGAAAGCTCTTTCGAGAGTGCCGGATCATCATATTTGTAGTCCGGAAGATAGATATCAATCAGTCCTTCCAACATATGCAATGTCTCGATCGATTCATATCCACTGGAATTATAGACAACCGGAACCGG contains the following coding sequences:
- a CDS encoding putative Lysophospholipase (Evidence 3 : Putative function from multiple computational evidences), with the translated sequence MKIVERELSFDSCVDSERIFVRMFEPKEQENVRAVVQIAHGMAEHSLEYVPFCKYLASNGFAVAINDHLGHGKSVSTGSTYGYFGTGGTDNLIGDMHKLACMEQGVHPGKPYFLIGHDMGSLLAREYTVRYGSDLTGAVYIGTCGPVLNPICGAELRFASHMIRKKGALAHDPIFKRLSTQQYNKHFAPNRTENDWISRDKKAVDQYTEDPLCGFDLTVSGYRDILELQRRVSSAQWFHLVPDIPMLICSGDHDPIGENGKGPLRVAKHLQRAGKTKVEVKLYPGARHAVLAETNSQEVFEKIVSFFQEILMKSFSE
- a CDS encoding Radical SAM protein, with amino-acid sequence MNACRLCPRECGALRLEKSGNGYCRMGTMPSVARAALHYWEEPCISGTKGSGTVFFTGCSLQCVFCQNEQISLRREVGKYLTPKQLSEVFFHLVDQGAHNINLVSACHFAPAVAEALSYRKLPVPVVYNSSGYESIETLHMLEGLIDIYLPDYKYDDPALSKELSNAENYVTSARQAILEMVRQTGPCVIDHEGLMQRGTIVRHLILPGHTKNSIAALDWMKENLPKGVLVSLMAQYLPCGKAREMPPIDRRITEREYQKVQSHLFQLGLEGFVQDRASAQKKFIPSFCLEGLESFE